Below is a window of Salvelinus alpinus chromosome 5, SLU_Salpinus.1, whole genome shotgun sequence DNA.
GCACCACACCTGCCCTCACTGTAGACACAACATTATCGGTGAGTTGGTACAcactggctgcatcccaaatggcacactattccctatgggccctggtcaaaagtagtgtactatatggggAACAGGGTCCCAGTGGGGGAGCACCTGTGGCTCTCTAATAAGAGTTTCCAGTCAGCGCTTTTGTTCGACTACACAACCCACTAAAACAGTAAAAGCAAAATGCAGTTGATGTGAAATACCCTTTTCATGAAATAAAGTAAATATTACAACACATGAAACTGTAACTGTAACAAAGCTAACCTTTGAAAGACTCTTCTTTGACTCTCTAGGTTAACCTTAATCAAACACTCTCCCTCTTTCACACCCCTCTTCTCAGAGCAAAAGAAGGGGAACCCCGGCCCTGTCTGCATGGATGGCAATCCCGTCCACAGCCGGCAGCAGAGGGTAGTCCTGCCCGTCCACTACCCAGGCAGGGTGCACCGTGCTGGGCAGGTGACTACCTACCCCACCCGCACCTCCATGGACCCCCATGGTAACCCCATCACAATGCTCACTGTGGACCACCACCCAGACCCCCAGGGCCTGTACCCTCCCCAGTCTGCCCACGCCGGGGCCTTCCTCCGGGGCTACCACCCCCACACTACCGTGCACCTGGACCACTCCCTCAACCCCCACCACTGTGGCCTGGAGCACCAACACCGCGGCCTGGGCCTCAACCCCCCCACCTACCCCCAGCACCAGCAGTCCGGGCCCCACCATGGAGCCTTCAAGAGGCCCAAATTCCATGGGCGCAGCTTCTCGCGTGCTGCCTGCTACTCGCAGTATGAGACcatgtaccaacactactacttccAGGGCCTGACCTTCCCCCAGCAGGGTGAGGGGGCTGCAGGCGTAGTGGGGGTGGCTGGGGGCGCCGGGCCCCACAAGGGCCACCACAGCAGGGCCTTCCAGGGGGGTCTGCTCTACCCCACGGTGGTCCACATGGCCCCCGCTACCAGCTCCAGGATAGGGGAGGCAGGGAGTGGTGCCTCAGGCCTGGGCTGTTACCATGGCCACCACTCTGTGTGCAGCGGTTACCTGGCCGACTGTccgggcagcgacagcagcagcagcagttcaGGCCAGTGCCACTGTTCATCCAGTGATTCTATGCTGGACTGCACCGAGGTTAGCAACCAGGGGGTGTACGGCTCCTGTTCTACCTTCCGCAGCTCCCTGAGCTCTGACTACGACCCCTACGTCTACCGCAGTAAGAGCCCCTGCAGGGGTTCGCAAGGGGAGCCAGGGGCCACAGCCGCAGGGGCCTCCACCGCCTGTCCCTCCACAGCCGAGGACTCCCTAACCCCAGCTCCCTCGGGGGGACAAGATGGCTGCAACCTGCAGCCACAGCCTCCTCCAGGAGCCTGTGGGTTCGGCTCGGGGGACCAGCTCTCCAGCTGCAGTCTGGAGCCCAACTACAGCAGCCGCTCGTCACTGGAGCAAGCCAGGGACACCAGCACCACTAGCACTACCTCAGCCGGCCCTCTAGAGGGAGCCGCTGACAGGGGGAAGGGGGGGCAGACAGGGGAGGAGATAGGGGGGAATCATGGCCTGGGGGGAGTAGGAGCAGGGGCGTGTAGCTGCTGTTTCGAGGTACTCCCATCCAACATGGAGTGCATAGGTCAGCAGGGGCAGGACTCGGACACGGCTGGGTCTCTGGCCTCCTCGGGGCGTGGCTGTCACAGGGTCACAGAGTTCCATCAGCAGAGCTCCGCCTCTCAGCATCAGCAGAACTTTTACGGCCAGGGGGAGCACCTGTTGGCTCCGTCGGAGCAGGTGAGTTATGAGGGCCTGCCCTGCTTCTTCTACAAGGAGATGAAGGTCCACCGGGCCACAGGGGGGCGCTACAACGAGGATTATGCCGTGAACGTGCAGTACGCACACCACGCTGCAGACTCAGACGCCTGCTCTGGACAGGGCTGCTGTGGCGAGCTCAGCCAGAGAATACCCATAATCCATGAGGACACAGACTGTGAGCCGGGCTTGGGGGCGGAGACCCAGAGCAGCCTACTGCTAGGCAGCATCATTACGGGGGAGGGGCAAGGGGGCGAGGGGCGGACTGGGACTCGTTGGCGGGTGGAGCCAGGTGAAGGGGGGTACTTCACTTCAGGACCGTTCAGAGGTCAAACGTACCCCACCCAGGAGGAagagaccagggccctgttccatCCCCGGAACGCCACTAACCACGATGCGTCAGGAAACAGTAAAGCTACAGATGAGGGGCTTGGGGGTATATGAGGGGGGGTGGAGCCCAGAAACAGCCTCTTTGGTACCGAACCAGTCAGTCGTTCAGTTAGTCGATCAACAAACCCTCAGTTGCCTTGTTCTAAGCCTTGCTCGCTCGCTGAGCTCTGAATGTTATAATCCTATATGGTGATGGTGTGGATTTCTACTGAAAATTATATGATGGCCTGCCTGGTGTAACCAGGCCTATCCAGTTCATTCCTGTGGCTCAGCCCACCTCGTGGCCCCACCAGCAGCTTCTACAGGCTGCGATAGAGAATCAGGCTACAACATATGGGTGGAAGTTCAGTGGTTGGCTTGGCAGGGGCACAACACGACATGTAGGCTACTACCACATACCATCAGTGCCAGCCAGTGTCAGTCATGAGACCCATTAGAAGATAAACTAATTGTGTTAGCTGGGCCCAGTTTGTGAGATTGTATTTTCTGATTTGGTGAGTTGTTTTTCTTCACATGATATCGAAACTCCATTTTGTGCAAAACTTTTGAGGATTTCTTTCCTTTTTTCCCCTTCTTAATTCTTATTACACAAATGCCTggatgtacatacagtatgtatgcacTATATGTACAGTCAGGtcaaaaatgattggcacccttgttaaagatgagcaaaaaagactgtatacaataaataatacaaatactgagctgtatTATATTTtcgggacttgaacccgattgaaaaCCTGTGTTTTGATTTGAAGAGGGCAGTTCATAAGCGctgacgaaggatatcaaggatctggaaagattctgtatggtggAATGGTCTAAGagccctcccaatgtgttctccaatctcataaaacattttagaaaagacAGTGTTGTTATCCTCACAAGGGGAGGGTGCTTGAGTATTGAAAAGAGGGGTGGCAATATTTCTGACCCCTAtctttttttagatttttttgtattacttgttaaataaAGTATCttcctctgagcaattgtattagcatAAAATAAGTCTTTTTTGCTCACCTTTAGACCTGActatgtgtgtactgtactgcTTTTATGACATACAGTTACCTATACAGCTTGGATAACAAGCTTCAACAAACCACCAACTCAGATGAAAGGTTATGGAAGAATACCAAAACATTTCCTTTTTCTTTTTTAGGGGGTTGGGTGGGGATTGGGATTGGGATCTTTGGTAGTTGGAGGACAGCcagtgtcagtcagtcacccacttcTCTCATTGAGAAGATGAAGCTAAGCTATACAAACTACTCTACAGTTCTGTCTGTTGGTGGTATACTCAGACCAACACCAAGCCTTAGGCCAGCGAGCCATACTTATTATCTGGGGCGGGACTGTGTCACTTTTTGGTTGAATAGAGGTCCACATAGTGACAAGGTTTCTCTGAGTTCCTCGAAAGAGATTTGGAAATCTTCAAAGGATTAGTTTCATATCCGTTTTAGTTACTATTTCTAGTTTAGAAGCTCATGTTTTTTTTTGGCAGTTACTCATCTAGCCTCCTCAACACTTAAGCTCTAATGTAGATGGTCGTATGAGGCTCTTGTGTTGCTTAAAAAAAATAGGCCAAAGGAAAAAAGTATCATTCACAAGGGATCTCTTTTATactgtggctgtgtgtttttgttgATGTATTTTTTACAACGCAGTTACAAAAAAAGCAGCACacctgataaaaaaaaaagattaaatcACACAATACACATCATGCTCACAAACAATATCAACATTGTTTGTTCATTCATTCATACCTTCTTCTGTTTGTTTTACAGACTGTATTCTACTGTTTCTATGAAATGTACCCATTCTCTTCACAGAGGCATTCGTTTTGAAATAACAATATTTATATGTTAACCCAGAGCCCTAATAAATTAAAGATATTGAGAATCTAATCTTGCCTTTGCATAGAGATGTACTGCAAATGAAAATGTGGGGGTACGCAAGTCACTATTTAATTTGTTTTAATTGTTTGTAGCACTTAAGATTATATAAAAAGAAAATGTgtacaaaaaaaatgctttttaAAAAACAATTTAAGAATATAATTATTTTCTCCATCATTACCATTTTACAGATGTTTAAAAAGGTTAGAAATCAATCTGTATATTTCTGTATCTGTATAGCAGCACATTTCATAAATGGAAATATGTTCTCTGAATATTTATTTACTAATATATTTATCTTTAAGCCATGTCTTATGTTGAGTGTATGAACATTTTGGAGTTGTTATTTGGTTGCTTTCTTTGATAAATCACTAACATGAGACTTTGTAAATACATGGTAATTGCACATAAGACGATTTTAAATATTCTCTGACCAAAaactgatttaaaaaatgtagtaTCATACAGTTTTGTAATTAAAGTGTACAAAGATCTGTAAAATATACAGTTTTATTCAAGTAAATCATGTTGTGGCATCTTTCTTCCTAACCTTGTCATCTTAATTCACAACAGTTCAATTAGAAGTGATGTCTTAAGTCTGGGATACATCTCTTTTGGGAAGACCATTTTTGGAGGAAAGCATCTGTGGAATATTTCAAACCATGCAACTTAATCGTAGTCTTTGTCTGGCCTGGAGTTAACTGAGTACACACTGCAGTTTTTGGGCTTGGCAGCCAAAGTTAGAACTTTGGCTGTTCTGTGCCTGTACATACACCTAggttcaaatacatgtgtatttgttatttaaatactTACTGTCTGTGTAtgagtatttttttaaataatgtggcCTGAATCAACTACTTCTTTTGGaagtattttaaattattttcaaATGCTTATTTCAAATACATGGGAATGTATTTGAgtcagtgtatttgagtattttctaatacattccaatattcaactactttTTAAATAAAACATATCTAAATTCTTACTTCCAAATGTCTTTAAGTAATTGGAATACCCTAAatacaaatagtatttgaacccaggtctgacatGCATTTAACTCTAATATGTGTGTATCAGGAATAAAGGTTAGAACCTGGTAGACTGTCGAAGTAACACTGTTTATtatagcaacaggggcaggcaaacacaggtcaaggcaggcatggGTCGACAATCCAGAGTAAAAGGGCAAAGGTAAAAGGGCTGCAGGCAGGGGCAGACAGActccacctctctgtctgcctggagaaaagcaggagctgagaaaaatgctggttgacttgacaaacgaGACGAAATAGCATTCCCAGATAGGCCAAATAGCATTCCCAGATTCTCGTAGAGAccgctggccgtgttgaaggcgGTTTTCGACTCGTCCCCTTCCCGTATctgcaccaggtggtaggcgttccgtagatccagcttggaaaacacggtggccccctggagcggttcaaaggccgaggagatgagtggtagcgggtagtGTTGAGATCCCGGTAGTcgaccccggtagtcgatgcacgaACCCTGCGCCCGGCGGGAGAAGAAGAAGGACGGATGAATCCTGCAGCAAGGGAGTCCCCGATGTAGGTCTCCATCGCCTTTGTCTCTGGTCCCAACAGAGAGTAAAGTCATCCCCATGGGAGGAGTCAtgctagggagaaggtcaatccctCAGTCATAAGGTCGGTGCAGTGGCCCAGGCCATGCTGAACACAttccggaggtcctggtactccgcggcaatggcggagaggtccggggcacCTTCTGAGCCCCCGGGAAGACGTCTCGGGGCAGGTTGtactgacttcaggcaatgggcgtggcagaacgggctccagcccatgatggcaccagtagaccagttaatgaggggattgtgtcgcaggagccaggagaatcccaataccacggtaATCTGAGGGGACTTGGTGAGCAGGAACTGGATagcctcgctgtggttccctgacacacgtaggttgatgggagtggtattGTGGGAGACTCagcctatagagcgcccgtccagcaCGCTAATGTCCATggaaatggagaggggctgagtggggatgttcagctcGGACGTCAGGGTAGCGTCTAAAAAGCTCTcgtcggccccagagtcaatgagaacccggagagattaggactggtctccccacagcagaatggcaTGAAAAAGGGTGCGAGCAGGGGAAGCAGGAACGttctccatatggcccaccagagtactcgctcctaccggtgagcctgATCTTTTAAAGGACAAGAGGACACGAATTGACCAAgagtcccgcaatacagacaGCTTTTCGTGTCAATCCTGTATTGCTGTTCCGCTGGCAGCAGCccagctctgcctagttgcatagGCTCAGGAAGCAGTGACTCGGCCATCTTCGGCAACCCTCGGGGCAGGTCGGGAAGCCTCGGGTTCTCTCGGCAACGAGACCATTGGGAGCTTCCGGAATGACTCGGAGGCAAGGTGGGATCCCTGGGTGTGCGAGCAAAATCCAATTTCCTCTCCCTCCGTCGTTCCCGTAATCACCCATCGATACAGATGGTCAAAGCGATGAGGGACTCGAGATCCGTAGGTAACtcccgggctgcaagctcgtccttgACCTCCCCCGAGGCGCTGTGCAGGAACATATCAAACAGTGCCTCCTGGTTCCAAGTACTCTgctgccaacgtgcggaaatccaccGCATAATCTGCTACACTGCGggagtcctgccgaagctggatTAGCTTCCGGGCGGCCTCTCTCCCGGAGAACGGGGCATCAAaaaccttcctcacctctcccaCGAACCCCTCCAGACTAGTGCATATGGCTGGCTGTTGTTCCCACATGGcagtagcccaggtgagagccctcccggacatcatcGTGATGAGGCAGGCTATCTTGGAGCGATCCGAGTGGAAGGAGGAGAGCTGAAGCTCGAATacgagggcacactgagctaggaACGCCCGACAGGTGCTCGGCTCTCCATTGAAGCATTCCTGGGGAGGTAAGCGGGGCTCCCGAGAAGGTGGAGTGACCGATGAGACGGCGCTGCTAGCAGCCGAGTCACTGAGGGGCTGTGGGGTTACCACCGTGGTAGGCGGCCTCCCAGACAACCTGTGGAATTGCTCCAGTAAACTGTCCAACGCCCGGTCATGGCGTTCAGccaacagcaggcaggctcaggacggcaggcaggctcagggtcaggtcaggcagaggtcggtaatccagaggtggggcaaaggtagaggacggcaggcagggtcaggggaaggcagagtggtcaggcaggcaggctcagagacaggacaggcaagggtcaattCAGGAGGGTGAGGAAAAAGAGAGTGGGGAAAAGCAGCAGCtgagaaaaacgctggttgacttgacaaacaagacaaactggcaacggacaaacagagaacacaggtataaataaacaggggataatgaggaagacgggcggcacctggaggggggtggagacaatcacaaggacagatgaaacagatcagggtgtgacaaaatgAGAGAGACAGGATATGACTTGTGTTTTGGATGTGAGAACACTCCGACAGTGTTGCTGTTGGCATGGAACACATTTTGGAAAATGAGACTGCTTCTGCTCCATCTAGTCGGAGGGGATCAGCATCCCAAAgagatcaatcaatcaagtttattcaTATGCACAGAATACAGCATAGTCTACCACACAGCACAATTAAATGCTTTCTCGCAAGCTCTCCTCTCAAAAGCGCAACATCTATACAAAAAAAAAGTATTCAATAAAAATATAGTATTAAAGTAGTCATAAAGTAGTCACGGTGTATTACGATTGTTTTTCCTTGATTCTTCTTCTCTAAACGCATTGGAGGAAAACATTATTTTTGAGACAGGCGTGAAGAGAGAGGGTGCAGTAATGAAGGAAATACAATTGAGATTCACCCCAATCTCACTGTTAGCACCACCAGGGGTCACTCGAAGCATTCTGTATTGTAAGCCACAAATTTCAAAGGGACATTCCAACTGGGTGGCAAGCAGCAGGAGATGAATCCACACTGAAtttgccccaaatggcaccctattccctatatagtgtactacttttgaccagggcccagtgtCAACTTAAAACTAGCCTCTCTTGACCGCTTTTTATTTTGCCTGATAGTAATTTGAGGAACTGGATTTGAAACTTATGACATAAGATTCTATTAACAATTATTGGTACATAAGTAAGTCAGAAAGCTGAATTTCCTCCTTTTTTTTGCCACGGTGTTGCATCAGACAATGATTTTGCATTAGAATGGTTTAGTACAGCATCAATATCTGATCAGATGGACTATTCCTTCCAAAGACATTCTTCAATGCAGTCTTTTTGTGTTTCTGGGGCTAAACCAAAATGCCATGCGTTGTGCCATACTTCACACAGATACCACATTATCACTAGCATATGGTGTAGCATGATATGCAGTAGGCTATTACCAACCTTGCTTTGAGTAATATGCTCTATCTACGCAAATATACTCCAATACATCCTGCAGATATTGTATGAGTGCACATGTGAAACCCCAcagttttccatgttggtttACCGTTTCCTCCTATAGGTTTTCAGTGGCAGATCCTCAACACCTGGTGCCCCATGTACAAACACATACTGTGTACAGTAATTCCATTATATAAAGTCTCCCGTTGCTGTATATGGCCTAGTGACCCTCGATCTTAACATAAATGACCATGTCATGGAGACTAAGTGACTTCAGGGTCTCACCCTACAGTGTCTAATCATTTGGTGTTGTCAGGGTTGTTGTCTTTGAGtcagactgtatacagctacaGAGAGCAGGGTAAAATGTGATGACCCACAGCAACAAAAAGAGCACTACGTCAACTCTGCGGCGAACAAAGCACAGCTTATCAGGCTAAGAAAGCCCTGGCAGTTATGGGGGATTGACAATGAACACTATTCCACTAGTGGATTTAGATACATTTATACAGCAAATTGTCTTCGATCAAAAGCGTCACCTTTTCCCAGCAATCGATGCTCAATTAACTGCAAGAAATGTCATCTTTGACCTGAAACTATTTGACAGATGAACGCAAAGGGCTTTGTTGGTTATTTAATTAGGTTGACATACACAAATATGGCCTGGTCCAGAAATGACAAGTGTGGATGATGCAAACTAGCCCTATATCATAATTTTCAAGTCTGGAAAGACCCTTAATAAGCACTTGAGTGCTCATAAACTTGCAGTAAGTGGTTATAAGCACTATGCCGAGCTACTGAGTCTCTTGGTTCACTAACTTCTTTCTACTGGGGATCCACATGCAAAATGGGGATATCTTATCAGAAGGTGTAAGGAGAAGAAAAGCATAACACACACGGCACAACGCTTATTATACTTGTAACATGGATAGGTAACTAAACAGTAATAATTTTAGCAACAACAGTGTACTTCCATAGGAACTGCGATGTAATGACATGGTAATAGAGTTCAGGGGTATATGTCCTATGTAACTGCAAGATTGTTTCCACAGCTATTGCTTTGTAGCTACATGGGTATAAGGGCAACTTACGGTAATGTTCAGCCATGGATCCTCTAGACTTAATTTATCATAAAACTAAAAAGCTGTTTGATTGACACCAGGTATTTACAGGGGAGGTTTTTATCAGAAACCAGGTTATACCAGTATGTGCACATGCATATTAGGTTATGCACACACCCATACTAAGCATTCACTTGAAATTATAAGCCACAATGCGTCAGCGGGTGTGTCAGTTGGTGAATTTCACAACACAGCAAGTGTTGCAAGAGAAATACAGAGAAATGTTGAGGaatacagagacagggacagggagagagagacagagaaaaagacagCCAACGGCCAAGAGAAATAAAAATAGAGacaaagacagggagggagaaagacagagaaacagTCAGAAATAcaaagagaaagatggagaggacAAAAGAGATGAAGACGTAAACAGAAGAAAGCGAGATTCAGAGAGATCGGGGTGGCTGGGAAGGCTAGAGCCAGTGACAACACCCTAGTAGGGTGTGTGCTGTAGTGCAGAGTGGGATCAGGAGGTGGGTAAACATCATGGCCCCATCACAGCTGGCCACTATCCCAGGGTTAGTCCAGGGTGTGACCCTGATCACCCCCTATTGTCTATCCACACCATTATCAGTGGTGCTGGGGAGGGCCAGGACAGAACCCGCCCTGCTAGGCACACATGGGCGTCAACACCCACCAACACCCAATGTTTACCAGCCAAACTAGAGATCCTGCATCCAATGCCTATACTGTAGTAACCAGGGTGAACTGGAATACAGTACATTGGTGGATCATTGGGCATTGGTTTATTCAGATTtccattagcttttgcagaagaAGCAGCTTTACTTTCTGGatccacaaaaaacacaaaacatataaaTCTAGTTCAGACAAAGCAAAAATATAGGCTACAACAAATCTAGAAAGGAATGGTGATCTTTCtgtaaaaaaggctttataaattaATTTGATTGATTGTTGTGGTCTGATTTTATCTAGCCATTTTaatggttatttaaaaaaaactttaacaCACATAACCTTGTtgatttttaccatgtcatttAACTCAAACATTAGGCTGCTCTCCTGGAAAATAAGGACATCTGGAACCCATAAGTGTTCTGGAATGGAACAGAACAATAATGATGTATGGCTTGTGCTCTCTCTGGGTTATAAATGAACATAAATGCCTTgtgcacactctctctctctgtgagggttATTATGGGGGATAACTAAGCCTATATGAATAGTGGTCTGTAATTCAGACCCCCTAATCCCCTAATCATAGAGTTTGCCTCTGGTGTGTTCCGGCCTGGGGAGGTTTggggtctctccctccctccctcctggtgCTTGTACGTAGTGATTATaggctgggtctggtctggtctgggtgCTATAGGGCGGGTCACTAGGTTTACTGTTGACACAGTACTTCTCAGTGCCTCTCTCTCTATGGGAGATTAACCTAGCCCTGGATCTTTAGGCTAAACACATTCAATGCCTTCTGTGTAAGACAGTGCTCTTTTAATAGCTCCTTTAGCTACATACATAGTACTGTATCCCTTCACACAAAACAGTGGCTTAATGTGCTAACTTCTGTAAACTCTGTAAATCTCCTGACCACACCATGATCAGCATGCTCTGAATCCTAACTTGACTGCAATTATTACAATCTCTCATGAATACCAATGCATTTTTCACATGAAAATATGAGTTAAAACTAGGGCTGTCAAAGTTAATAAAACACACGCATATCAAGTTTGGTCCCTAACTGTAAAGCAATgagtaattaaaaaatatatcatactaaatatCTGTATATCACATGCTCTTCCCTGGAACGCTTCACCCTTATGTTTTGCCTCACCCGGACATTTGCTTAATCTTTATTGACTTTACAAAACCGTTAGAAAGATGGGCCTGGTAGATACCCACCTATACAGGATGTACAGTCACaaccaaaatgattggcacccttgaaAAAAAAAAGACTGTGTAAATTATTGGCACCTTTGCCAAATTAGAAAGTTGTTCAGagaaaaatattttgtttaacaagtaacacTTTTTTTCAC
It encodes the following:
- the znrf3 gene encoding E3 ubiquitin-protein ligase znrf3 isoform X1 produces the protein MMILPRRRLECVADSVVLVIFVVTTSLGTVFAKDTAFVEVVLFESSPNGDYTTYTTGLQGRFSKAGATISAEGEIVQMHPLGLCNNNDEEDLYEYGWVGVVKLEQPELDPSCLTVLGKAKRAVQRGATAVIFDVSENPDAIDQLNQVAEDPLKRPVVYVKGADAVKLMNIVNKQKVARARIQHRPPRQPTEYFDMGIFLAFFVVVSLVCLILLIKIKLKQRRSQSSMNRMAIQALEKMETRKFKAKVKGQRESSCGASDSLSSSSTSDCAICLEKYIDGEELRVIPCAHRFHKKCVDPWLLQHHTCPHCRHNIIEQKKGNPGPVCMDGNPVHSRQQRVVLPVHYPGRVHRAGQVTTYPTRTSMDPHGNPITMLTVDHHPDPQGLYPPQSAHAGAFLRGYHPHTTVHLDHSLNPHHCGLEHQHRGLGLNPPTYPQHQQSGPHHGAFKRPKFHGRSFSRAACYSQYETMYQHYYFQGLTFPQQGEGAAGVVGVAGGAGPHKGHHSRAFQGGLLYPTVVHMAPATSSRIGEAGSGASGLGCYHGHHSVCSGYLADCPGSDSSSSSSGQCHCSSSDSMLDCTEVSNQGVYGSCSTFRSSLSSDYDPYVYRSKSPCRGSQGEPGATAAGASTACPSTAEDSLTPAPSGGQDGCNLQPQPPPGACGFGSGDQLSSCSLEPNYSSRSSLEQARDTSTTSTTSAGPLEGAADRGKGGQTGEEIGGNHGLGGVGAGACSCCFEVLPSNMECIGQQGQDSDTAGSLASSGRGCHRVTEFHQQSSASQHQQNFYGQGEHLLAPSEQVSYEGLPCFFYKEMKVHRATGGRYNEDYAVNVQYAHHAADSDACSGQGCCGELSQRIPIIHEDTDCEPGLGAETQSSLLLGSIITGEGQGGEGRTGTRWRVEPGEGGYFTSGPFRGQTYPTQEEETRALFHPRNATNHDASGNSKATDEGLGGI
- the znrf3 gene encoding E3 ubiquitin-protein ligase znrf3 isoform X2, whose amino-acid sequence is MMILPRRRLECVADSVVLVIFVVTTSLGTVFAKDTAFVEVVLFESSPNGDYTTYTTGLQGRFSKAGATISAEGEIVQMHPLGLCNNNDEEDLYEYGWVGVVKLEQPELDPSCLTVLGKAKRAVQRGATAVIFDVSENPDAIDQLNQVAEDPLKRPVVYVKGADAVKLMNIVNKQKVARARIQHRPPRPTEYFDMGIFLAFFVVVSLVCLILLIKIKLKQRRSQSSMNRMAIQALEKMETRKFKAKVKGQRESSCGASDSLSSSSTSDCAICLEKYIDGEELRVIPCAHRFHKKCVDPWLLQHHTCPHCRHNIIEQKKGNPGPVCMDGNPVHSRQQRVVLPVHYPGRVHRAGQVTTYPTRTSMDPHGNPITMLTVDHHPDPQGLYPPQSAHAGAFLRGYHPHTTVHLDHSLNPHHCGLEHQHRGLGLNPPTYPQHQQSGPHHGAFKRPKFHGRSFSRAACYSQYETMYQHYYFQGLTFPQQGEGAAGVVGVAGGAGPHKGHHSRAFQGGLLYPTVVHMAPATSSRIGEAGSGASGLGCYHGHHSVCSGYLADCPGSDSSSSSSGQCHCSSSDSMLDCTEVSNQGVYGSCSTFRSSLSSDYDPYVYRSKSPCRGSQGEPGATAAGASTACPSTAEDSLTPAPSGGQDGCNLQPQPPPGACGFGSGDQLSSCSLEPNYSSRSSLEQARDTSTTSTTSAGPLEGAADRGKGGQTGEEIGGNHGLGGVGAGACSCCFEVLPSNMECIGQQGQDSDTAGSLASSGRGCHRVTEFHQQSSASQHQQNFYGQGEHLLAPSEQVSYEGLPCFFYKEMKVHRATGGRYNEDYAVNVQYAHHAADSDACSGQGCCGELSQRIPIIHEDTDCEPGLGAETQSSLLLGSIITGEGQGGEGRTGTRWRVEPGEGGYFTSGPFRGQTYPTQEEETRALFHPRNATNHDASGNSKATDEGLGGI